A single genomic interval of Desulfolucanica intricata harbors:
- the rpsT gene encoding 30S ribosomal protein S20, whose protein sequence is MPNIKSAAKRVKTTRKRTLRNTIVKSQIKTAIKRFEEALANATPEEAQKTLRRALVVLDKAVTKGVIHKNKAARKKSRLTKRFNRQAV, encoded by the coding sequence ATGCCAAACATTAAATCGGCAGCTAAAAGAGTAAAAACTACCCGCAAGCGGACCTTACGCAATACTATTGTTAAATCCCAAATTAAAACTGCCATTAAAAGATTTGAAGAAGCCCTGGCTAATGCTACCCCGGAAGAAGCTCAAAAAACTCTTCGGAGAGCTTTAGTTGTTCTTGATAAGGCCGTTACTAAGGGTGTTATACATAAAAATAAAGCAGCCCGTAAAAAATCACGCCTAACCAAGCGATTCAATCGTCAAGCAGTTTAA
- a CDS encoding phage holin family protein, which translates to MQWTGVIIRFVVSALVLMVVSWLSPGFVVRGGIVGALIAAAVIAVLGYIAESLLGDKVSPQARGLVGFVTAAVIIYLAQFIIPSLLSVSLIGALISAFIIGLIDAFVPTMLR; encoded by the coding sequence ATGCAGTGGACAGGGGTTATTATTAGGTTTGTAGTTTCAGCACTTGTATTAATGGTAGTTAGTTGGCTTTCCCCGGGGTTTGTTGTCAGGGGAGGGATTGTCGGTGCACTAATTGCTGCTGCTGTAATCGCAGTTTTAGGTTATATTGCTGAGAGCTTATTAGGCGACAAGGTGTCACCCCAGGCCCGTGGTCTTGTAGGTTTCGTTACTGCAGCTGTAATAATTTATTTAGCTCAATTTATTATTCCCTCTTTGCTGAGCGTAAGTTTAATCGGTGCTTTAATTTCTGCTTTTATAATCGGACTTATAGATGCGTTTGTTCCTACAATGCTGCGTTAA
- the spoIIP gene encoding stage II sporulation protein P yields MNYRGRHRLKRNKSGRRLLFLLVIVLITGIGFSVFPYFQNGMDRLTAWFIRDPERLMRTAMPIVSVVETTKVQASARNFTGSMPKLPGIDLRGPRFILESGFPLLSQVKPPETIQVSSPLSNEDKPEQKKAVTLTKDCLVAMYNTHTGETYALTDGVDRLDGKHGGVVEVARALKKALEEKKGIRTAYSDRINDVVYNDSYIESKKTAQELIAANPNLKVVLDIHRDSEKPREQSVVEINGNKAARILIVVGSDARAPFPNWKENHAFACRVSEKMEELYPGLSLGVRVKAGRFNQYLHPRSIILEVGSTNNTTPEAVYSAELFADVLSEIISEDNSAA; encoded by the coding sequence TTGAACTATCGAGGCCGTCATCGTTTAAAAAGGAACAAATCCGGCCGCAGACTGTTATTTCTTCTGGTTATAGTATTAATCACTGGGATTGGCTTTTCCGTTTTTCCTTATTTTCAAAATGGAATGGACAGGCTGACTGCCTGGTTTATCCGTGATCCTGAGCGTCTGATGAGAACTGCTATGCCTATCGTCTCAGTAGTAGAAACCACCAAGGTACAGGCCAGTGCGCGTAATTTTACCGGATCCATGCCTAAGCTGCCCGGTATAGATTTACGTGGACCACGGTTTATTCTAGAGTCCGGGTTTCCCCTTCTGTCTCAGGTAAAACCACCTGAAACGATACAGGTGTCTTCGCCTCTTTCAAATGAAGACAAGCCTGAGCAAAAGAAGGCAGTTACTTTAACTAAAGACTGCCTTGTGGCTATGTATAATACCCACACCGGTGAAACATATGCTTTAACTGACGGGGTAGACCGCTTAGACGGTAAACATGGTGGGGTAGTAGAGGTGGCAAGGGCTTTAAAAAAGGCCTTGGAGGAAAAGAAAGGAATTAGGACAGCCTATTCGGATCGCATTAACGATGTTGTTTATAATGATTCGTACATCGAGTCAAAAAAGACCGCCCAGGAACTTATTGCAGCCAACCCAAATTTAAAAGTGGTTTTGGATATTCACCGTGATTCCGAAAAACCCCGAGAGCAAAGCGTTGTGGAAATTAACGGAAATAAAGCCGCCCGTATACTTATTGTTGTGGGTTCTGATGCCAGAGCACCTTTTCCTAATTGGAAAGAAAACCATGCTTTTGCCTGCCGGGTCTCGGAGAAGATGGAGGAACTTTATCCCGGCCTATCATTGGGTGTTAGGGTGAAGGCAGGTCGTTTTAACCAGTATCTCCACCCGCGATCAATTATTTTGGAAGTCGGCAGTACTAACAATACTACGCCGGAAGCGGTGTATTCAGCAGAACTTTTTGCCGATGTGCTTTCAGAAATAATTTCAGAGGATAATTCTGCTGCTTAG
- the lepA gene encoding translation elongation factor 4, which yields MQNYRDRIRNFCIIAHIDHGKSTLADRLLEYTGTLTEREMSEQVLDKMDLERERGITIKLQAVRLVYKAKDGQEYLLNIIDTPGHVDFSYEVSRSLAACEGALLVVDAAQGIEAQTLANVYLALEHDLEIIPVINKVDLPSAEPERVKQEIEDVIGLDASEAVYASAKTGLGVEEILEQVVEKIPPPKGDSEAPLRALIFDSHYDSYKGVIAYVRVVEGVLKKGMNIRMMATGKEFEVNEVGIFLPVMTDTGELKAGEVGFIAAGIKNVKDTQVGDTITNTARPAADPLPGYKKATSMVFCGLYPVETVEYDDLRDALEKLKLNDASLVYEPETSVALGFGFRCGFLGLLHMEIVQERLEREYGLHLIITAPNVVYQVTTTAGEVIKVDNPHNLPPQGKVEKIEEPYIKATVMVPKDYVGSVMELCQEKRGEFKNMEYLSPERVMLTYELPLSEIIYDYYDQLKSRTKGYASLDYELAGYKETDLVKMDILIGGEDMDALSVIVHRDKAYYRGRALVERLRKLIPRQMFEIPIQAAIGNKVIARETIRALRKDVLAKCYGGDITRKRKLLEKQKEGKKRMKQVGNVEIPQEAFMAVLSIDD from the coding sequence ATGCAAAATTACCGCGACCGGATACGTAATTTCTGCATTATAGCGCATATAGATCATGGTAAGTCAACGCTGGCAGACAGACTGTTGGAATATACAGGAACACTGACCGAACGAGAAATGTCTGAGCAAGTTCTGGATAAAATGGATTTAGAGCGAGAGCGTGGTATAACAATAAAGCTTCAAGCCGTACGACTGGTCTATAAGGCAAAGGACGGACAGGAGTATCTGTTAAACATAATTGATACTCCGGGACATGTAGATTTTAGCTATGAGGTTTCCCGCAGTCTGGCGGCTTGTGAGGGAGCCTTACTTGTTGTGGATGCTGCTCAGGGGATTGAAGCTCAAACACTGGCCAATGTGTACCTGGCACTTGAGCATGACCTGGAGATTATTCCGGTTATTAATAAGGTGGACTTACCCAGTGCCGAACCGGAAAGGGTAAAACAGGAAATTGAAGATGTAATCGGCCTGGATGCTTCTGAGGCAGTATATGCATCTGCCAAAACGGGTCTGGGTGTGGAAGAAATCTTAGAGCAGGTTGTTGAAAAGATTCCGCCTCCCAAGGGAGACAGTGAGGCACCACTTAGGGCCTTGATTTTTGATTCTCACTACGATTCGTACAAAGGAGTAATTGCCTATGTCCGGGTAGTGGAAGGTGTTTTGAAAAAAGGTATGAATATTCGAATGATGGCTACCGGTAAAGAGTTTGAGGTGAATGAAGTGGGGATTTTTCTCCCGGTCATGACTGATACCGGTGAATTAAAGGCCGGAGAAGTCGGGTTTATAGCGGCCGGTATCAAAAACGTTAAAGATACTCAGGTAGGTGATACAATCACCAATACTGCCCGGCCCGCAGCTGATCCTTTACCCGGTTATAAAAAGGCTACTTCGATGGTCTTTTGCGGTCTTTATCCTGTAGAAACAGTAGAGTATGATGATTTGCGGGATGCTTTGGAAAAGTTAAAGTTAAATGATGCTTCCTTAGTATATGAGCCGGAAACCTCGGTGGCACTGGGATTTGGTTTCCGCTGTGGCTTTTTGGGGCTTTTGCACATGGAAATTGTACAGGAGCGTTTAGAGCGGGAGTATGGACTGCATCTGATTATCACTGCCCCGAACGTAGTGTATCAGGTTACCACCACTGCCGGTGAAGTAATCAAAGTTGATAACCCACATAACCTTCCACCCCAGGGTAAGGTGGAAAAGATTGAAGAACCTTATATTAAAGCTACCGTTATGGTGCCTAAAGATTATGTCGGAAGTGTCATGGAATTGTGTCAGGAGAAACGTGGAGAATTTAAAAATATGGAGTACCTGAGCCCCGAACGTGTAATGCTCACCTATGAACTTCCTTTAAGTGAAATTATTTATGATTACTATGACCAGTTGAAATCCAGGACAAAGGGTTATGCCTCTTTGGATTATGAATTAGCAGGGTATAAAGAGACTGATTTAGTAAAAATGGATATTTTAATCGGCGGCGAGGACATGGATGCCCTATCTGTGATCGTACACCGTGATAAGGCCTATTACCGCGGCAGAGCGTTGGTAGAGAGGCTGCGGAAGTTAATCCCGCGTCAAATGTTTGAAATACCTATTCAGGCAGCAATAGGTAATAAGGTTATAGCCCGCGAAACAATTAGAGCTTTGCGTAAAGACGTACTGGCCAAGTGTTATGGGGGCGATATTACCCGTAAACGTAAACTGCTGGAAAAACAAAAAGAGGGTAAAAAACGTATGAAGCAGGTTGGTAATGTGGAAATACCGCAGGAAGCCTTTATGGCGGTGCTCAGTATAGATGATTAA
- the hemW gene encoding radical SAM family heme chaperone HemW yields MINKEDLGLYIHVPFCVKKCLYCDFISYPYNVSLVKDYVAALLQEMHLYSQLLKPRRKYLTSIFVGGGTPTCLPTVFLSLILNRVGDFFELSPDVEFTMEANPGTFNKEKLNVLLGAGVNRISLGVQACQPRLLAVLGRIHSFNQVLEAFRLARRVGIFNLNLDLIFGIPGQSISDWQYCLQEVAELNPEHLSLYGLQLEEGTPLCRAVNLGELNPCPEEDELEMYLYAREFLMAAGYEQYEISNFARPGKYCRHNLRYWDNRQYLGIGPGAYSYLNNTRFNNTGNLKIYTRKLKAGQLPVESCETITPEIEMAETVFLALRTLKGLNLDDFEKRFGFKVETIYKKQIEKLIRLGLIEKVNNYLRLTSKGLPLANQVFVEFV; encoded by the coding sequence ATGATTAATAAAGAAGACTTAGGCCTGTATATTCATGTTCCATTTTGCGTAAAAAAATGTCTGTACTGTGACTTTATTTCATATCCGTATAATGTGTCTTTAGTAAAGGATTATGTCGCAGCTTTACTGCAGGAAATGCATTTGTACAGCCAACTGTTAAAGCCCCGTCGAAAATATTTAACAAGTATTTTTGTTGGCGGGGGAACACCTACATGTTTACCCACCGTTTTTCTTTCGTTAATATTAAACAGGGTGGGGGATTTTTTTGAACTTAGTCCTGATGTTGAATTTACAATGGAGGCCAATCCCGGTACATTTAATAAGGAAAAGCTAAATGTTTTATTAGGGGCCGGGGTTAACCGTATAAGCCTGGGGGTACAGGCTTGTCAACCCCGGCTTTTAGCCGTGTTGGGACGAATTCATAGTTTTAACCAAGTATTGGAGGCTTTCAGATTGGCCCGCCGGGTCGGTATTTTTAACCTTAACCTGGATTTAATTTTCGGTATTCCAGGCCAATCTATTTCTGACTGGCAGTATTGTTTACAGGAGGTAGCTGAATTAAACCCCGAGCACCTGTCTTTGTACGGGTTGCAGTTGGAAGAAGGAACTCCTTTATGCCGGGCCGTTAACCTGGGGGAACTGAATCCCTGTCCGGAAGAAGATGAGTTGGAGATGTATCTTTATGCCCGGGAATTTCTTATGGCCGCCGGTTATGAGCAGTATGAAATATCTAACTTTGCCCGGCCCGGTAAGTACTGCCGCCATAACTTAAGGTATTGGGATAACCGGCAGTACCTGGGGATTGGCCCCGGGGCATATTCTTATTTAAATAATACCCGTTTTAATAATACCGGAAATTTAAAAATCTACACCCGCAAACTAAAAGCCGGACAGCTCCCGGTAGAAAGTTGCGAAACCATAACACCGGAAATAGAAATGGCTGAGACAGTTTTTTTGGCTCTTCGAACGTTAAAGGGGTTGAATTTAGATGATTTTGAGAAGAGGTTTGGATTTAAGGTTGAAACCATTTATAAAAAGCAGATAGAAAAGCTTATCCGTCTGGGTTTAATAGAAAAAGTAAATAATTATCTACGACTAACTTCTAAAGGCTTACCGCTGGCAAATCAAGTCTTCGTTGAATTTGTATAA